A single Lycorma delicatula isolate Av1 chromosome 12, ASM4794821v1, whole genome shotgun sequence DNA region contains:
- the LOC142333196 gene encoding uncharacterized protein LOC142333196 isoform X2 yields MKSLNKIILVYVILLTPIFCLWVENARPFVFLFKGITKCKNMGRNSVTYGTEIKKINSTHYTYSSNVTTNIEISNETPVRVIIKMKLKDSNKWNSILEVTMKSCDGLERFGKRTYMIKNYEIDFSQIKTIPVLPYGEMTAEILLFSLKRKRKVLETCIKIEGEIAPKE; encoded by the exons atgaagagtttaaacaaaattattcttgtatatgtaattttacttaCTCCAATATTTTGTTTGTGGGTAGAAAATGCa cgCCCATTTGTGTTTCTCTTTAAGGGAATAACAAAGTGTAAAAATATGGGGCGAAATTCGGTCACATATggaactgaaataaagaaaataaacagcaCCCATTACACATATTCAAGTAATGTTACTACTAATATTGAAATAAGTAATGAAACTCCg GTGagagttattattaaaatgaaacttaaagaTTCAAACAAATGGAACAGTATACTAGAAGTGACAATGAAATCGTGTGATGGACTAGAAAGGTTTGGAAAA agaacctacatgataaaaaattatgaaatagatttcaGTCAGATTAAAACAATCCCAGTACTTCCATATGGAGAAATGACagcagaaatattattattttctttaaaaagaaaacgaaaagtaTTGGAAACGTGCATCAAGATTGAGGGCGAAATCGcgccaaaagaataa
- the LOC142333196 gene encoding uncharacterized protein LOC142333196 isoform X1: protein MKSLNKIILVYVILLTPIFCLWVENARPFVFLFKGITKCKNMGRNSVTYGTEIKKINSTHYTYSSNVTTNIEISNETPVRVIIKMKLKDSNKWNSILEVTMKSCDGLERFGKVIITDIFASAGLEYKCPIKKRTYMIKNYEIDFSQIKTIPVLPYGEMTAEILLFSLKRKRKVLETCIKIEGEIAPKE from the exons atgaagagtttaaacaaaattattcttgtatatgtaattttacttaCTCCAATATTTTGTTTGTGGGTAGAAAATGCa cgCCCATTTGTGTTTCTCTTTAAGGGAATAACAAAGTGTAAAAATATGGGGCGAAATTCGGTCACATATggaactgaaataaagaaaataaacagcaCCCATTACACATATTCAAGTAATGTTACTACTAATATTGAAATAAGTAATGAAACTCCg GTGagagttattattaaaatgaaacttaaagaTTCAAACAAATGGAACAGTATACTAGAAGTGACAATGAAATCGTGTGATGGACTAGAAAGGTTTGGAAAAGtaattattacagatattttcGCTTCTGCTGGTTTAGAATACAAATGTCCTATTAAAAAG agaacctacatgataaaaaattatgaaatagatttcaGTCAGATTAAAACAATCCCAGTACTTCCATATGGAGAAATGACagcagaaatattattattttctttaaaaagaaaacgaaaagtaTTGGAAACGTGCATCAAGATTGAGGGCGAAATCGcgccaaaagaataa